A window of Sulfurimonas gotlandica GD1 contains these coding sequences:
- a CDS encoding efflux RND transporter permease subunit, with protein MLNQIIDTSLKYKLLVITLFIAISAFGFRAYQDIPIDAFPDITPKQVVVYTESKGNSAEDIEKLITYPIESALSGMAGVKMIMSNSFFGLSYVSVFFEDDMDIYFLRQLVSERLGSVDIPNGWGKPELGPNTTGLGQVFWYKLQDSTEKLSLKELREMQDYIVTPLLKSVTGVEEVIGWGGDEKQYNVLIDTKKLQNIGITYEDIITALQKSNQAAGGQYLEFNREQYLIRGAGLYKSLDDIRNSVIKSGEGQAVTIGDVATVETGSMPRFGAVSIDGSEAVMGMVLQRTATNAAKVVQHIKEKLPTVNSALPKGVSVEAIYDRTEITHKAVNTMTTALLSGVVLVAFVLFLFLFEFRSAFIVIISLPLSLLIAFSLMDYYNLSANLMSLSGLAIAVGMIVDGTIVVVENTFRKLHGEEGDSKLKIIADSAKEVAKPVTFAVLIIVAVFIPLLSLDGLAGKLYSPMALNIVFVMLGSLFVALVLVPVLAFLLLKPTKNADNALMGGLKKIYAPLLIFSLSNAKKLLASVTVVFLALVIVLSQQGREFMPELNEESIMYRVISIPGTALSQSVKSASEIEKYILKNYPNEVSSVLSMIGRSEKGETAQANYMEVLLTLKDGIDDLPALTHKMNEDLEHTFEQVAFVPTQPIAMRIEELLEGVKAQLAIKIYGHDQKELDGISKAIQETIANVDGLERMEVETQLGQAQIKIEPNYLSLSRYGISVDEVMQVIRNGIGEEEVTQMIEGIRRFPIVAKIKDAKKDIQALRDVTLRSHNGSLVTLDQICDISISHGASFIKRENLSRYMVLSMEVEGRDVASFVEEANRLIQEKVEMPTGYYIGWAGDFKNMQEATEKLMIIIPITMLLVILLLYTAFNSISKAMLILINVPFGFIGGIIALVISGIYLSVSAIIGFLAIFAIAILNGIVLVSFIDQLRVKFPDVELKTLLKDAALLRLRPVLMTAFTTLFGILPLLYASGVGSEIQYPLSVVITGGIISSTILTLLVLPAGYYLMYRKKA; from the coding sequence ATGTTAAATCAAATCATTGATACTTCTCTAAAGTACAAACTTTTAGTCATAACGCTCTTCATTGCCATAAGTGCCTTTGGTTTTAGAGCCTATCAAGACATACCCATAGATGCTTTCCCGGACATCACTCCTAAACAAGTTGTCGTCTATACCGAGAGCAAGGGTAACTCTGCTGAAGATATTGAAAAACTTATTACCTATCCTATAGAGTCAGCACTATCTGGTATGGCTGGAGTTAAGATGATAATGTCAAACTCATTTTTTGGCTTATCGTATGTATCTGTCTTTTTTGAAGACGATATGGACATATACTTTCTGCGCCAACTTGTAAGCGAGAGACTTGGAAGTGTTGATATTCCAAATGGCTGGGGTAAACCAGAGCTTGGTCCAAACACTACAGGTCTGGGACAAGTCTTTTGGTATAAACTCCAAGACTCAACAGAAAAACTCTCTTTAAAAGAACTGCGAGAGATGCAAGACTACATCGTCACACCTCTACTAAAAAGTGTTACGGGAGTTGAAGAAGTTATCGGTTGGGGTGGAGATGAAAAGCAGTACAATGTACTCATCGACACTAAAAAACTTCAAAACATCGGCATCACTTATGAAGACATAATCACTGCACTTCAAAAAAGCAACCAAGCCGCAGGTGGACAATACTTAGAGTTTAATCGTGAACAGTACCTCATCCGTGGAGCAGGTCTTTACAAGTCACTTGATGACATAAGAAACTCAGTTATAAAGTCAGGTGAAGGTCAAGCCGTAACTATCGGTGATGTAGCAACAGTTGAGACTGGCTCGATGCCACGTTTTGGAGCTGTAAGCATAGATGGAAGCGAAGCCGTGATGGGAATGGTTCTCCAACGTACTGCGACTAATGCGGCAAAAGTTGTTCAACACATAAAAGAAAAACTTCCTACTGTAAACTCTGCACTTCCAAAAGGGGTAAGTGTAGAAGCTATTTATGACAGGACTGAGATAACTCACAAAGCAGTAAACACTATGACAACTGCTCTTTTAAGTGGTGTAGTTTTAGTCGCTTTTGTTTTATTTCTATTTTTGTTTGAATTTAGAAGTGCATTTATAGTTATCATATCTCTACCACTCTCTCTACTCATAGCTTTTTCACTTATGGATTATTACAACTTATCGGCAAATCTGATGAGTCTGAGTGGACTTGCCATTGCCGTTGGTATGATAGTTGATGGTACGATTGTTGTGGTTGAGAATACCTTTAGAAAACTACACGGTGAAGAGGGTGACTCTAAACTAAAGATTATTGCAGATTCTGCAAAAGAAGTTGCTAAACCCGTAACTTTTGCAGTTTTAATCATCGTTGCTGTATTTATCCCATTACTCTCACTTGATGGACTTGCAGGAAAACTATATTCTCCGATGGCACTGAATATTGTATTTGTAATGCTTGGCTCCCTTTTTGTAGCTCTAGTTTTAGTTCCTGTTTTAGCCTTTCTTCTACTAAAACCGACGAAGAATGCTGACAATGCACTGATGGGTGGACTCAAAAAGATTTACGCACCACTGCTGATATTTTCACTCTCAAATGCTAAAAAGCTTTTAGCATCTGTAACAGTTGTTTTTTTAGCTCTAGTGATTGTTCTCTCACAACAAGGTCGTGAGTTTATGCCTGAGTTAAATGAAGAGTCGATTATGTATAGAGTCATCTCAATCCCCGGAACTGCTCTTTCACAATCAGTAAAGAGTGCATCTGAGATTGAAAAATATATACTCAAAAACTATCCAAATGAAGTTAGCTCAGTTTTATCTATGATAGGTAGAAGTGAAAAGGGTGAGACTGCTCAAGCCAACTATATGGAAGTTCTGCTTACTCTTAAAGATGGCATCGATGATTTGCCTGCTCTAACTCACAAGATGAATGAAGATTTAGAACATACCTTTGAGCAAGTTGCATTTGTTCCTACACAACCAATCGCTATGAGAATAGAAGAGTTACTTGAAGGTGTAAAAGCCCAACTTGCTATCAAAATATATGGACATGACCAAAAAGAGTTAGACGGCATCTCTAAAGCTATTCAAGAAACTATTGCTAATGTTGATGGACTTGAAAGAATGGAAGTCGAGACTCAACTAGGACAAGCTCAAATAAAGATAGAGCCAAATTACCTATCTCTTTCTCGTTATGGAATCAGTGTAGATGAAGTGATGCAGGTTATTCGAAATGGCATCGGAGAAGAAGAAGTCACTCAAATGATAGAGGGCATCAGAAGATTTCCGATAGTTGCAAAGATAAAAGATGCAAAAAAAGATATCCAAGCACTTCGAGATGTAACTCTTCGCTCACATAACGGCTCACTAGTTACACTGGATCAGATTTGTGATATCAGCATTAGTCACGGTGCTTCATTTATAAAGCGTGAAAATCTAAGCCGTTATATGGTTCTTTCCATGGAAGTAGAAGGGCGTGATGTTGCTTCGTTTGTAGAAGAAGCAAATAGACTCATACAAGAGAAAGTCGAGATGCCGACTGGTTACTACATCGGTTGGGCGGGTGACTTTAAAAACATGCAAGAAGCTACAGAGAAGCTGATGATTATTATCCCTATAACCATGTTGTTAGTTATTCTTCTTTTATATACTGCTTTTAACTCTATCTCAAAAGCGATGTTGATTCTTATTAATGTGCCTTTTGGTTTTATAGGTGGGATTATTGCTCTCGTTATTAGTGGCATCTACCTCTCAGTATCTGCGATTATTGGCTTTTTAGCCATTTTTGCCATAGCTATTTTAAACGGAATTGTTTTAGTCAGCTTTATTGATCAGTTACGTGTCAAGTTTCCAGATGTTGAACTAAAAACACTTCTAAAAGATGCTGCCCTGCTTCGTCTTAGACCTGTTCTTATGACAGCATTTACAACTCTGTTTGGGATACTTCCACTTCTATATGCCAGTGGTGTAGGAAGTGAGATTCAGTACCCACTCTCAGTTGTCATAACGGGTGGAATCATTAGCTCGACTATACTTACACTTCTTGTTTTACCTGCGGGTTATTACTTGATGTATAGAAAAAAAGCTTAA
- a CDS encoding monooxygenase, with the protein MKFLLQVDFPHQGPFGDELTNAMSDLAKDIANEKGLIYKLWIENEETKEAGGTYVFDNKEDASRYLEMHTKRLESFGYSDIKAKIFTINEDLSRLSKAEI; encoded by the coding sequence ATGAAATTTCTTTTACAAGTAGACTTTCCACACCAAGGACCTTTTGGTGATGAACTGACAAATGCAATGAGTGATTTAGCAAAAGATATCGCAAATGAAAAAGGTCTAATCTATAAACTATGGATAGAAAATGAAGAGACTAAAGAAGCTGGCGGCACTTATGTTTTTGACAACAAAGAAGATGCTTCGAGATACTTAGAGATGCACACTAAAAGATTGGAATCTTTTGGATATTCAGATATAAAAGCTAAAATCTTTACTATCAACGAAGATCTTAGCAGACTCTCAAAAGCAGAAATCTAA
- a CDS encoding Hsp20/alpha crystallin family protein produces MEDNTLKISGERNFKNEVKEEDYYKVETSFGKFQRSLTLPIDADSSKMKTDYRDGVLTITIPKKINL; encoded by the coding sequence ATAGAGGATAATACTCTAAAGATATCTGGTGAGAGAAATTTTAAAAATGAAGTAAAAGAAGAAGACTACTACAAAGTAGAAACATCGTTTGGAAAGTTTCAAAGAAGTCTCACGCTTCCAATAGATGCTGACAGCTCAAAAATGAAAACTGACTATAGAGATGGAGTTTTAACTATTACTATACCAAAGAAGATAAATCTATAA
- a CDS encoding FecR family protein, with the protein MKLLMSLIIILFFLHLNLQAQEKDSSWSSVQLGMIFKFEHQQEEAIEGIKKAQATMIKAQNLISVSKKKNKPDVEAIAYRAFTTAQNNKQRYERIKMQIQKNISYIKNKDGFKMKLDNKITGIITNYTGRVEFTSDKPPYDVTYINDESAKYIREGDVISTYANSSVEIECLDGRGSVKIGEYSSLKIKKKDDTAEILSLIKGNLDVAVEKAEKFALIIDENVKKLLNHPMDFTNKEINMLKAKMQRKFEVRTPTAVLAVRGTKFRTNIDKAGRTILDMKEGVVDVTNLKDLSHTLVYAGERLIINIDGSTTKE; encoded by the coding sequence ATGAAGCTTTTAATGTCACTAATTATTATTTTGTTTTTTTTACATCTTAACTTGCAAGCGCAGGAAAAAGATTCTTCCTGGTCTAGCGTGCAACTTGGTATGATTTTTAAGTTTGAACACCAGCAAGAAGAAGCGATTGAAGGTATAAAAAAAGCCCAAGCCACTATGATAAAAGCCCAAAATCTTATCTCAGTATCTAAAAAGAAAAACAAACCTGATGTTGAAGCAATTGCTTACCGTGCTTTTACTACCGCACAAAATAACAAACAACGCTACGAACGCATAAAAATGCAAATACAAAAAAATATCTCTTATATAAAAAACAAAGACGGTTTCAAAATGAAACTAGACAACAAAATCACGGGAATCATAACAAACTATACGGGGAGAGTAGAATTTACATCAGACAAACCCCCTTATGATGTCACATACATAAATGACGAAAGTGCCAAATATATTCGAGAAGGAGATGTTATTTCAACATATGCAAACAGCAGTGTCGAAATTGAGTGTTTAGATGGCAGAGGAAGCGTTAAAATCGGCGAATACAGTAGTTTAAAAATCAAGAAAAAAGATGATACGGCTGAAATACTTTCTCTCATAAAAGGCAACTTAGATGTAGCTGTAGAAAAAGCTGAAAAATTTGCTCTCATCATTGATGAAAATGTCAAAAAACTTCTCAATCATCCTATGGATTTTACAAATAAAGAAATAAACATGTTAAAAGCGAAGATGCAAAGAAAATTTGAAGTACGCACTCCGACAGCTGTATTAGCAGTGAGAGGCACTAAATTTAGAACAAATATTGATAAGGCAGGAAGAACTATTTTAGATATGAAAGAAGGTGTTGTCGATGTGACGAACTTAAAAGATTTATCTCATACTTTGGTATATGCTGGGGAAAGATTGATAATAAATATAGACGGCTCAACAACTAAAGAATAA
- a CDS encoding tetratricopeptide repeat protein has product MNQQKMEKKQMNKSNILTLILVILFTGCASTQRSVSPQQQAFNNGTLLYSQEKYKEAAAEFKTALQLNANNYNAKAWLAFSYCRSGQNGEGIDIFNKLIYNNPTHYNNFNGLAYCYNENQQYDESISASKRALELKPNYSNAYFNMGVSYEKKHEYSKAIEMYQKAISITPNYSDASLSLAKLFLHNKNIDEAINVLQRASKFNPKNVKILELLANIYYGSSNFAKAKETISKAIEFQTHIGVGIRIKSINGFTVVDSLIPSDSSSNKEIIKGDIILEIDGNDIEGMHLKVVANKLSGPEGTSVKLTIQRKDKEFEKVISRAKFVEAKAASKLELRSLIERKLGSKDAALRDAQKANELDDSFGLISLAAINIDDKNYEQASSLLLKANNNIQASIFEAIMYAKNGNMQKAKEKYLNLTQDYALFENIALTTDIAELLSHLKPVIDELEQSAKNYNEQGKYNQSIEVYTQMLSFAQNKAEVEKINENMINTIHKMNELPAIGDKANKHIVRAEMFIKSGNYPIAIEEFNKALKLAPFSALLYFNIAILEGKIANYPLAIDSMNMYIKMAPQAPNVTSAKNQVTKWEVIMEQNKEQRISQEKKIDAKPLDTDEDIRKKSLRRIRKIPSK; this is encoded by the coding sequence ATGAATCAACAAAAGATGGAGAAAAAACAGATGAACAAAAGTAATATTCTAACACTGATATTAGTCATTTTATTTACTGGATGTGCAAGTACGCAAAGAAGTGTCAGTCCGCAGCAGCAAGCATTTAACAATGGAACTTTACTATATTCCCAAGAGAAATATAAAGAAGCCGCTGCTGAATTTAAAACTGCTTTACAATTAAATGCAAACAACTACAATGCAAAAGCATGGCTCGCATTTTCATATTGTAGAAGTGGACAAAACGGTGAAGGAATTGATATCTTCAATAAACTTATCTACAACAATCCAACTCATTATAATAATTTTAATGGTCTGGCATATTGCTACAATGAAAATCAGCAATATGATGAATCAATAAGCGCTTCAAAACGGGCTCTTGAGCTTAAACCAAACTACTCAAATGCATATTTCAATATGGGTGTATCATATGAAAAAAAACATGAATATTCAAAAGCAATCGAGATGTATCAAAAAGCCATTTCAATAACTCCAAACTATTCAGATGCTTCACTCTCTTTAGCCAAACTCTTTTTACACAATAAAAATATAGATGAAGCAATTAACGTGCTTCAAAGAGCTTCTAAATTTAATCCTAAAAATGTGAAAATTTTAGAACTATTGGCAAATATTTATTATGGTTCATCAAACTTTGCAAAAGCAAAAGAAACTATTTCTAAAGCAATCGAATTTCAAACTCACATAGGAGTTGGCATTAGGATTAAAAGCATAAATGGATTTACGGTTGTTGATAGTTTGATACCAAGCGATTCTTCAAGCAACAAGGAGATAATTAAAGGCGATATAATTCTTGAAATTGATGGTAATGATATAGAAGGAATGCACTTAAAAGTTGTTGCAAATAAATTATCAGGACCTGAGGGCACATCTGTTAAACTGACTATACAACGTAAAGACAAAGAATTTGAGAAGGTAATATCAAGAGCTAAATTTGTAGAAGCAAAAGCAGCCTCAAAATTAGAACTACGCAGCTTAATAGAGAGAAAATTAGGCTCAAAAGATGCAGCTCTAAGAGATGCACAAAAAGCAAATGAGCTAGATGACTCTTTTGGACTTATATCGTTGGCAGCTATTAATATAGACGATAAAAATTATGAACAAGCTTCTAGCCTTCTTTTGAAGGCAAATAATAATATTCAGGCATCTATTTTTGAAGCAATAATGTATGCTAAAAATGGAAATATGCAAAAAGCAAAAGAAAAATATCTGAACCTTACACAAGACTATGCTCTATTTGAAAATATAGCTTTAACTACTGATATAGCCGAATTATTGAGTCATCTTAAACCTGTTATTGATGAACTTGAACAAAGTGCAAAAAATTATAATGAGCAGGGAAAATACAATCAAAGCATTGAAGTTTATACACAGATGCTGAGTTTTGCACAAAATAAAGCAGAAGTAGAAAAGATTAACGAAAATATGATTAACACCATACATAAAATGAATGAATTACCCGCTATCGGCGATAAAGCCAATAAACATATTGTAAGAGCTGAAATGTTTATAAAAAGCGGAAATTATCCAATTGCCATAGAAGAGTTTAATAAAGCACTAAAATTAGCTCCATTTTCGGCATTATTATATTTTAACATTGCTATTTTAGAAGGAAAAATTGCAAATTATCCGCTTGCGATAGATTCTATGAATATGTATATTAAAATGGCTCCGCAAGCACCAAATGTTACATCAGCTAAAAATCAGGTCACGAAATGGGAAGTTATCATGGAACAAAACAAAGAACAAAGAATTTCCCAGGAAAAGAAAATTGATGCAAAACCATTAGATACTGATGAAGATATAAGGAAAAAATCACTCAGAAGAATTCGTAAAATACCAAGCAAATAA
- a CDS encoding sensor histidine kinase, translating into MYICNYSLIFEVITNIYDLYICNYIADTTISIVLKEGYFSIEDEGVGIEKEKLNEIFELYKRGSTLAGGFGVGLNIVKQICDEFKIEILVSSEYEVGSKFELRW; encoded by the coding sequence ATATATATTTGTAATTATAGCTTAATTTTTGAAGTTATTACAAATATATATGATTTATATATTTGTAACTATATTGCAGATACTACTATAAGCATTGTCTTAAAAGAGGGCTACTTTAGCATCGAAGATGAAGGTGTCGGGATAGAGAAAGAGAAACTAAATGAGATATTTGAGCTTTACAAACGCGGCTCTACTTTGGCAGGTGGTTTTGGAGTAGGACTGAATATAGTAAAACAGATATGTGATGAGTTTAAGATAGAGATACTTGTAAGCTCAGAGTATGAAGTGGGAAGTAAGTTTGAACTGAGGTGGTAG
- a CDS encoding type II toxin-antitoxin system HipA family toxin translates to MAQKASLYLFDKHIGDIIQSGDRVYLKQIDDGAHRASPISIPSGINEIETTALSYLERVPGFVSDSLPGSFGTSILNKFFEDNNSGSFPTVVDKLLFIGNRGLGALEFRPQKDIAESKDLTYELIDMFNEAKKLKKGDGFHSIHSAFLVSAHSFVGGARSKAVVSIDMKQGLVYLGDRTKKPPVNFIPAIIKYDDTAGGDENKSTYSKLEYIYHLLAKESGIKMMDCFLIESNDKHHFVTKRFDIENGEKLHVHSLAGILQTDYNITMQTSYEELLRVAVKLNAQGSIKQLFLQMLFNYMFVNQDDHSRNFSFMCDKSFNWEATPAYDITFAKGEKQTVEHQLSLYGKALSKINLSDVVLLANEFSISVEFVSESIEKMQELRKSKLPKLMQEYKVSNKKYSSVMKAVMSRDFQGELSDD, encoded by the coding sequence ATGGCTCAAAAAGCTAGCTTGTATTTATTTGATAAACATATTGGTGATATTATTCAGTCTGGAGACAGAGTCTACCTTAAGCAAATTGATGATGGTGCACATAGGGCTAGTCCGATTTCTATTCCATCAGGTATTAATGAGATTGAAACAACTGCTCTTTCATACTTAGAAAGAGTTCCAGGTTTTGTTAGTGATTCACTTCCAGGAAGTTTTGGTACATCAATATTAAATAAGTTTTTTGAGGATAATAATAGTGGAAGTTTTCCTACAGTTGTTGATAAGCTATTATTTATTGGAAATAGAGGGCTTGGTGCATTAGAGTTTAGACCACAAAAAGATATAGCAGAATCGAAAGATTTAACTTACGAGCTAATAGACATGTTTAATGAAGCAAAGAAGTTAAAAAAAGGAGATGGTTTTCACTCCATTCATAGTGCTTTTTTAGTGTCAGCTCACTCTTTTGTTGGTGGAGCAAGATCTAAAGCTGTTGTCTCTATTGATATGAAACAAGGCTTAGTATATCTTGGAGACAGGACTAAAAAACCTCCAGTAAATTTTATCCCTGCAATTATTAAATACGATGATACAGCAGGTGGTGATGAAAATAAATCAACCTACTCAAAATTAGAATATATTTACCATCTTTTAGCCAAAGAGTCTGGCATAAAAATGATGGATTGTTTTCTTATAGAGTCAAATGATAAACATCACTTTGTTACAAAGAGGTTTGATATTGAAAATGGAGAAAAACTACATGTCCACTCTCTTGCAGGAATCCTGCAAACAGACTACAACATTACTATGCAAACTAGCTATGAAGAACTACTAAGAGTAGCAGTAAAGTTAAATGCACAAGGAAGTATCAAGCAGTTATTTTTACAGATGCTCTTTAACTATATGTTTGTAAACCAAGATGATCACTCCAGAAACTTCTCATTTATGTGTGATAAAAGTTTTAACTGGGAAGCAACACCTGCCTATGATATTACCTTTGCAAAAGGAGAGAAGCAAACAGTTGAGCATCAACTATCTCTTTATGGCAAAGCATTGTCAAAAATAAACTTATCCGATGTTGTCTTACTTGCAAATGAGTTTTCAATCAGTGTTGAATTTGTTTCAGAATCAATAGAGAAGATGCAAGAGCTAAGAAAGAGTAAATTACCAAAATTGATGCAAGAGTATAAAGTATCAAATAAGAAATACAGTAGTGTTATGAAAGCTGTTATGAGTAGAGATTTTCAAGGGGAGTTGAGTGATGATTGA
- a CDS encoding sensor histidine kinase has translation MNRLEKKSFYSFLALYLGSSLLFTLLSGYWYFSAQKNSLESTTYYKLQHLADRISGLVINAHMTSSPLILPKVEKDYEYLLIPAKENRIFEKKYFEDNGFKILVSTAPQEHLNIEYVLVRTDEYHKELKALQINVLVAITLIFITIVVISWILSRLFMRPIHQKVKEIESFIQDISHELNTPITALGMSTSRAMQKKVYDEKILRNISISTKQLYSIYQSLAYLNFSGVNQESQMLNLKLLLVQSIEYYSELSHAKNIKIKADMQDSSLNAIDARVELLFSNLISNAIKYSMPDTTISIVLKEGYFSIEDEGVGIEKEKLNEIFELYKRGSTLAGGFGVGLNIVKQICDEFKIEILVSSEYEVGSKFELRW, from the coding sequence TTGAATAGGCTTGAGAAAAAATCATTTTACTCATTTTTAGCTCTATATCTGGGTTCATCTCTACTCTTTACACTGCTTTCTGGTTACTGGTACTTTAGCGCACAAAAGAATTCACTTGAGAGTACTACTTACTATAAACTTCAACACTTGGCTGATAGAATCTCTGGTCTTGTTATAAACGCTCATATGACTTCATCTCCTCTTATTCTTCCAAAGGTGGAAAAGGATTATGAGTATCTGCTTATACCTGCAAAAGAGAATAGAATCTTTGAGAAAAAGTACTTTGAAGATAATGGATTTAAAATCCTTGTATCGACTGCACCTCAAGAACACTTAAATATAGAGTACGTGCTTGTAAGAACTGATGAGTATCATAAAGAGCTAAAAGCTCTGCAAATAAATGTACTTGTTGCGATAACGCTGATATTTATAACTATAGTAGTCATCTCTTGGATACTTTCACGTCTATTTATGCGCCCGATTCATCAAAAAGTAAAAGAGATAGAGTCTTTTATCCAAGATATCTCTCATGAGCTAAACACTCCCATAACTGCACTTGGTATGAGTACTTCAAGAGCGATGCAGAAAAAAGTCTATGATGAGAAGATACTGAGAAATATCTCCATCTCTACAAAACAACTTTACAGCATCTATCAGTCACTTGCCTACCTAAACTTTAGCGGAGTCAATCAAGAGTCTCAGATGTTAAACTTAAAACTTCTGCTAGTCCAAAGCATAGAGTACTACTCAGAACTTAGCCATGCTAAAAATATAAAAATAAAAGCAGATATGCAAGACTCAAGTCTAAATGCCATAGATGCAAGAGTAGAACTACTTTTCTCAAACCTAATCTCAAATGCCATAAAATACTCTATGCCAGATACTACTATAAGCATTGTCTTAAAAGAGGGCTACTTTAGCATCGAAGATGAAGGTGTCGGGATAGAGAAAGAGAAACTAAATGAGATATTTGAGCTTTACAAACGCGGCTCTACTTTGGCAGGTGGTTTTGGAGTAGGACTGAATATAGTAAAACAGATATGTGATGAGTTTAAGATAGAGATACTTGTAAGCTCAGAGTATGAAGTGGGAAGTAAGTTTGAACTGAGGTGGTAG
- a CDS encoding response regulator transcription factor, whose product MKILLLEDDTVLADILVDFLQEEYTVTHTYSMKKALVLSEEINYDLYIFDINVPDGDGISLLKELRSFNDETPTIFITAFHDTQHLKKAFESGANDFIKKPFDLEELTQRIENIKRHFGLSFLVQIAKDLEFDTQNHILKSENSSQHLSNKESMCLHYLYKNRHRVVSVDELLQNLWEYDEMPSGDAVRTLIKELRKHLGKEHILNIRGEGYRFE is encoded by the coding sequence ATGAAAATTTTACTCCTAGAAGATGATACGGTCTTAGCAGATATCTTGGTCGATTTTTTACAAGAAGAATACACTGTGACTCATACATATAGTATGAAAAAAGCACTTGTGCTTAGTGAGGAGATAAACTACGACTTGTATATATTTGACATCAATGTCCCAGATGGTGATGGCATCTCTCTACTCAAAGAGCTAAGAAGTTTTAATGATGAGACTCCTACTATTTTTATAACTGCTTTTCACGATACACAGCATCTAAAAAAAGCCTTTGAATCGGGTGCAAATGACTTTATAAAAAAGCCTTTTGATTTAGAAGAGTTGACTCAGCGTATAGAAAATATCAAAAGGCATTTTGGGCTCAGCTTTTTAGTTCAGATAGCTAAGGATTTAGAGTTTGACACGCAAAACCATATACTAAAAAGTGAAAACAGCTCGCAGCATCTAAGCAATAAAGAGAGCATGTGCCTTCACTACCTCTACAAAAACCGTCATCGTGTTGTAAGTGTTGATGAACTGCTTCAAAACCTTTGGGAGTATGATGAGATGCCTTCAGGAGATGCAGTTCGTACACTCATAAAAGAGCTTAGAAAGCATCTTGGTAAAGAGCATATCTTAAATATAAGAGGCGAGGGGTATAGGTTTGAATAG
- a CDS encoding SHOCT domain-containing protein, which translates to MHSFGIVGMGLIWLVLLLVIVALIYVMDSDSDQSSAKDILDKRFANGEIDEEEYKIIKDSLRL; encoded by the coding sequence ATGCATAGTTTTGGAATAGTCGGAATGGGATTGATTTGGCTTGTTTTGCTACTTGTAATCGTAGCATTGATATATGTGATGGACTCAGATTCAGATCAGAGCTCTGCTAAAGACATACTTGATAAAAGGTTTGCAAATGGCGAGATCGACGAGGAAGAGTATAAAATTATTAAAGATAGTCTCAGACTATAA